The Spirosoma oryzicola genome contains a region encoding:
- a CDS encoding DUF1398 family protein, whose translation MRAPQYPLLYGASVFNTYPFKAELKAHQKGKSDYRTFCTNCDRSGVRNW comes from the coding sequence TTGAGGGCTCCTCAGTATCCGCTACTATACGGGGCTAGCGTCTTCAATACTTACCCGTTCAAAGCTGAGCTGAAAGCGCATCAGAAAGGTAAGTCCGATTATCGAACGTTTTGTACTAACTGCGATCGATCAGGTGTTCGAAATTGGTAG
- a CDS encoding tyrosine-type recombinase/integrase translates to MKALARSTHQSNSLGQSLTTLTVTQATQYFAASLDKPGNYPRIVKAYLTYCIAHNYTFDKFSLSLYAGGKASNRISPIRKFILWYQMQGQPSIIADLPKQPKSIPAADGLLLGFMADPEVRISPSSRVTYLRVLNGFFDYIVSQRAMGELASFSAQTVDKYLNTKRLSAFTYNLYLSCLKQLAEWVIKTQERHQLTTNQLKDLQSITRLKGNRIERDYHKDSLTGTEREQLLMSIEKPDERLMVALMAWGGLRTIEVVRLQFNDIDVERRRIWVLGKGMHTKRDVQLPAICFSLLQDYLKQFGVGKQNSSDSLFDQLTTRSIRYRVQKYMQVSGLKRARLSAHSLRHTAAQRLLDEGVDAVHVQRHLRHKNFETTLIYVRKKTDEDYFNSIL, encoded by the coding sequence ATGAAAGCACTAGCTCGCTCAACTCATCAAAGTAATAGCCTTGGTCAATCATTGACTACTCTAACCGTCACCCAGGCTACTCAATACTTTGCGGCTAGTCTGGACAAACCCGGCAACTACCCCCGGATCGTTAAAGCCTACCTTACCTACTGCATCGCCCACAACTATACCTTCGATAAGTTTAGCCTTAGCCTGTATGCAGGAGGAAAAGCATCCAACCGCATCTCCCCTATTCGCAAATTTATCCTCTGGTATCAGATGCAGGGGCAACCATCCATCATTGCCGATCTACCCAAACAGCCAAAAAGTATTCCCGCTGCCGATGGCTTATTACTGGGATTTATGGCTGATCCCGAAGTCCGCATTTCCCCAAGCTCGCGGGTAACCTACCTGCGGGTTTTGAACGGCTTCTTCGATTACATTGTCTCTCAACGGGCCATGGGCGAACTGGCTAGCTTCAGTGCACAAACTGTCGATAAGTACTTGAACACCAAGCGCCTGTCGGCTTTTACGTATAATTTATATCTATCGTGCTTGAAACAACTGGCCGAGTGGGTCATCAAGACACAGGAGCGTCATCAGTTAACTACAAACCAATTGAAAGACCTGCAATCGATTACCCGCTTGAAAGGGAACCGGATCGAGCGGGACTATCATAAAGACAGCCTGACGGGAACCGAACGGGAACAGTTGCTGATGAGTATTGAAAAACCGGATGAACGCTTGATGGTGGCGCTGATGGCCTGGGGTGGACTACGTACTATTGAAGTGGTCCGGCTTCAGTTCAACGATATTGATGTGGAACGCCGTCGGATCTGGGTGTTGGGTAAGGGGATGCATACAAAACGGGACGTTCAGTTACCGGCGATCTGCTTTTCTTTGCTCCAGGACTACCTAAAGCAGTTTGGGGTCGGCAAACAAAACTCGTCAGACTCGCTGTTCGATCAATTGACGACGCGCTCGATTCGGTACCGCGTACAGAAGTATATGCAAGTGAGCGGTTTAAAACGCGCTCGTCTGTCGGCGCATAGTTTGCGGCATACAGCGGCCCAGCGTTTGTTGGATGAAGGGGTAGACGCAGTCCATGTTCAGCGGCATCTGCGGCACAAAAACTTTGAAACGACGTTAATTTACGTGCGCAAAAAAACCGACGAAGACTATTTTAACAGCATCTTGTAG
- a CDS encoding LytTR family DNA-binding domain-containing protein, which produces MATTAHPIDASIKIPGFNKPVQLNTIVRLQGFGNYTWLYRDALKPLLVAKSLNWFEQLLPDFVRVHKSDLINPSFVQTIDSLNARTLELSLYNRQIIKVSRRRIEPVTTKLKQHRHFSPN; this is translated from the coding sequence ATGGCTACTACTGCTCATCCAATCGATGCTTCTATTAAAATTCCTGGCTTCAACAAGCCAGTCCAGTTAAACACTATTGTTCGTTTACAAGGGTTTGGCAACTACACTTGGCTTTACCGAGACGCGCTGAAACCGTTGCTGGTCGCTAAAAGCCTGAACTGGTTCGAGCAGCTTTTACCTGACTTTGTGCGGGTTCACAAATCTGATTTGATTAATCCCAGTTTTGTTCAGACAATTGATTCCCTCAATGCCCGGACCTTAGAGCTGAGTCTATACAACCGGCAAATTATTAAAGTGTCTCGTCGCCGGATTGAGCCGGTTACGACCAAACTGAAGCAGCATCGACATTTTTCGCCTAACTAA
- a CDS encoding glycoside hydrolase family 76 protein, with protein MKNFLFYGLWLIVAATLVTACGDKQSPSPVAEPDTTTPTVPTPTVSRYRTAAQKSHAYVLANLLTPYKSYRVNATTDPTSAFEWYNTSQIYADAAMVSIGETNHATYMNDSFNWMSHFWDDTSPIGGYFGFVRVDGSEKGSDSLKYIDDNALSGVVYLDTYEVSTGAMKAAYLDKAKACANWLIKSGAWDTTFDGGFWWNTAKTVKPTQSNGLAMQLFARLYALTGEAVYREWATAVDKWLSTKLYESSTGLFVWQIDRAGKRFTEKFTYDNAIMVEAFLVYGQALKDPSYLVKAQALGNAMNRTLWDKTHNVYIFNTSDLRVTPAWCGWGSQAMIKLYEADQNTAWLGYAQGNIDAINTVLRDPASHGYYQFASLNGAGRYANIEGVDVAWMQRIQALLSKYR; from the coding sequence ATGAAGAACTTTCTTTTTTATGGACTTTGGCTGATTGTAGCCGCTACGCTCGTTACGGCTTGTGGCGATAAGCAGTCACCGTCGCCCGTTGCGGAACCTGACACGACCACGCCGACCGTACCTACGCCAACCGTATCGCGGTATCGGACAGCAGCCCAGAAAAGCCATGCCTACGTACTGGCTAATCTGCTGACCCCGTACAAGAGCTACCGGGTCAACGCGACCACCGATCCGACGTCGGCGTTCGAATGGTACAATACCAGCCAGATTTACGCGGATGCCGCCATGGTCAGCATTGGGGAGACGAACCACGCGACCTACATGAACGATAGCTTCAACTGGATGAGCCATTTCTGGGATGATACCAGCCCCATCGGTGGTTATTTTGGTTTCGTGCGCGTTGACGGTAGTGAAAAAGGCTCCGACTCGCTGAAATACATCGACGACAACGCCTTATCGGGAGTCGTTTATCTGGATACCTACGAAGTCAGTACCGGGGCGATGAAAGCGGCCTATCTGGACAAAGCAAAAGCGTGCGCCAACTGGCTCATCAAAAGCGGTGCCTGGGACACGACCTTCGACGGCGGCTTCTGGTGGAACACGGCCAAAACGGTGAAGCCAACCCAGTCGAACGGCTTAGCCATGCAGTTGTTTGCGCGGTTGTACGCCCTCACCGGTGAAGCTGTTTATCGCGAGTGGGCAACCGCCGTGGATAAGTGGCTGTCTACCAAGCTATACGAAAGCAGCACCGGACTTTTTGTCTGGCAGATTGACCGGGCGGGCAAACGGTTTACCGAAAAATTCACCTACGACAATGCCATTATGGTGGAGGCTTTTCTGGTGTACGGACAAGCCCTGAAAGACCCGTCGTACCTGGTTAAAGCGCAGGCGCTGGGCAATGCCATGAACCGGACGCTCTGGGATAAGACGCACAACGTGTATATCTTCAACACTAGTGATCTCCGAGTTACCCCGGCCTGGTGCGGGTGGGGCTCTCAGGCGATGATTAAGCTGTACGAAGCTGACCAGAATACCGCGTGGTTAGGTTACGCGCAGGGAAATATCGACGCCATCAACACCGTCCTGCGAGACCCAGCTTCGCACGGGTATTACCAGTTTGCCAGCCTGAACGGGGCCGGTCGATACGCGAACATCGAAGGAGTTGACGTAGCCTGGATGCAACGGATACAGGCGCTCCTTTCAAAATACAGATAA
- a CDS encoding RNA polymerase sigma factor — protein sequence MPLFGHKSYRTLTELVVGCQQGQPRAQRAFYERYQARMLGVCVRYARTVAEAEDIFQEAFVKVFAHIDELVKPESADSWVKAVVVRTAINYYHRVTRPQENLTSYEALSESPSSDDHLRLLAGYDQEAILGLLARLPDAYRLVVNLYLIEGYTHAEIAQLTNVPEATARSRFSRARQLLLTLINQHGLQHEFLG from the coding sequence ATGCCGCTATTCGGCCACAAGTCTTACCGAACCCTTACCGAACTGGTCGTGGGCTGTCAGCAAGGGCAACCGCGGGCGCAGCGGGCGTTTTACGAACGCTACCAGGCGCGGATGCTGGGGGTCTGCGTGCGGTACGCCCGTACGGTGGCAGAAGCCGAAGACATCTTTCAGGAAGCGTTCGTTAAAGTGTTTGCCCACATCGACGAACTAGTCAAACCCGAATCAGCTGACAGTTGGGTAAAGGCGGTCGTGGTACGCACGGCGATCAATTATTACCACCGCGTCACCCGCCCCCAGGAAAATTTAACGAGCTACGAGGCTCTCAGCGAGTCGCCTTCCAGTGATGATCACCTGCGGCTTCTGGCCGGTTACGATCAGGAAGCCATCTTGGGGTTGCTGGCCCGCCTGCCCGATGCGTACCGGCTAGTCGTCAATCTATACCTGATCGAAGGCTATACGCACGCTGAAATTGCGCAGCTCACCAACGTTCCCGAAGCTACAGCCCGTTCCCGTTTCAGCCGGGCTCGCCAACTACTCTTGACACTCATTAATCAACATGGCCTCCAACATGAATTCTTGGGATGA
- a CDS encoding glycoside hydrolase family 76 protein: MKKLTHLSKKQPARIVAVGLLLAVQTAVGQAPKASAEYLNRARETYTNVWRRYRVPTYNLFSENYPSNRNDTLTYMQGGNVKEKAVSFLWPFSGMFSATNVLLKVPSERKTQLSYLDSLVTGIEAYRDSSRSPVGYQAYPVQFEKSDRYYDDNGLVGIDYMEAYLNTQNPLYLKRAKDVFTFILSGWDDELGGGVTWLEGHRDQKPACSNGMATLTALKLYQGTKDPQYLQWGKKFYNWMHTSLLDSTGVYANDRKATGAVNRVFYTYNSGSMLEAAVLLYQFTGDKQYLKQAEQLAKDTYVHFSKQKHPASSAIQIDLPWFVTVLFRGYEALYRVNGDYQYITKIKQSLDYAWQNSRDQYGLVTHSWTPQPAELAKPKWLLDEACIAELYARLSLLEKERETKK; the protein is encoded by the coding sequence ATGAAAAAGTTGACCCACCTAAGCAAAAAACAGCCCGCCCGAATAGTAGCGGTTGGATTGCTTCTGGCCGTCCAGACCGCAGTTGGGCAGGCCCCCAAAGCGTCGGCGGAGTACCTGAACCGGGCGCGGGAAACCTACACCAACGTCTGGCGTCGGTACCGGGTGCCGACCTATAATCTGTTTTCGGAAAATTACCCCTCAAACCGCAACGATACGCTGACATACATGCAGGGAGGCAACGTCAAGGAAAAGGCGGTTAGCTTTCTCTGGCCGTTTTCCGGAATGTTCTCGGCGACCAACGTACTGCTTAAAGTTCCTTCCGAGCGGAAAACTCAACTGTCGTATCTGGACAGTCTGGTTACGGGAATCGAAGCCTACCGCGATTCAAGTCGTTCACCGGTGGGTTATCAGGCGTATCCGGTTCAGTTCGAGAAGTCGGACCGGTATTATGATGATAACGGATTAGTGGGAATCGACTACATGGAAGCCTATCTCAACACCCAAAATCCGCTTTACCTGAAACGGGCGAAGGACGTATTTACCTTTATTCTGAGCGGATGGGACGACGAGTTGGGGGGCGGTGTGACGTGGCTGGAAGGGCATCGCGATCAGAAACCGGCCTGCTCCAACGGCATGGCTACGCTCACAGCGCTCAAGCTCTATCAGGGCACAAAAGACCCGCAGTACCTGCAATGGGGCAAAAAGTTTTACAACTGGATGCACACCAGCCTACTCGATTCGACTGGCGTGTATGCCAATGATCGCAAAGCAACTGGGGCCGTGAACCGGGTCTTTTACACCTATAATTCCGGATCCATGCTTGAAGCTGCGGTGCTGTTGTACCAGTTTACCGGCGATAAGCAGTACTTGAAACAGGCCGAACAACTAGCCAAGGATACGTACGTTCATTTCAGCAAGCAGAAGCATCCCGCTTCGTCCGCCATTCAGATCGATTTACCCTGGTTTGTGACGGTGCTTTTCCGGGGTTACGAAGCGCTTTACCGGGTTAACGGGGACTACCAGTATATTACCAAAATCAAGCAAAGTCTCGATTACGCCTGGCAAAACTCCCGCGATCAATACGGTCTGGTTACCCACAGCTGGACGCCCCAACCGGCAGAATTAGCCAAACCAAAATGGCTGCTGGACGAAGCCTGTATTGCTGAATTGTACGCCCGGTTGAGTCTACTGGAAAAGGAACGGGAAACGAAAAAATAA
- a CDS encoding DUF2306 domain-containing protein, translating to MISSNDLPQPTRGLDLSKLSRTLLRWSSRILVITVWVSAFLFGFYILAFYAAALYQGDMQRWNGVLPRLYESKTATATTGIGLHFAAGGIILILGSIQLLDSVRIRFPALHRWVGRLYIGACLLAAVGGLVFIALKGTIGGPVMSIGFGLYGLLMGWSALETYRHAIRRQLEQHRIWALRLYALAIGSWLYRMDYGFWLLLTDGLGHTRTFSGPFDQVMAFFFYIPNLLVVEAVSRAGAYRASTTLKLLTSSLLLLATVFLGVGTYYFTRYYWGPAILTWLGAA from the coding sequence ATGATCAGCAGTAATGATCTTCCTCAGCCTACCCGCGGGTTAGACCTTTCCAAACTGAGTAGAACTCTGCTGCGTTGGTCAAGCCGCATTCTAGTCATTACCGTTTGGGTCAGTGCTTTCCTATTCGGCTTCTACATACTGGCTTTCTATGCCGCAGCCCTATACCAAGGAGACATGCAGCGCTGGAACGGCGTGTTACCTCGTTTGTATGAATCGAAAACAGCAACGGCTACTACGGGCATTGGTCTTCATTTTGCCGCCGGGGGCATTATCCTTATTTTGGGCAGCATCCAACTACTTGACTCGGTTCGAATTCGTTTCCCGGCGCTACACCGATGGGTTGGTCGGTTATACATCGGAGCTTGCCTGCTGGCTGCTGTGGGGGGATTGGTGTTTATTGCTCTTAAAGGCACCATTGGCGGGCCGGTAATGAGCATCGGGTTTGGGCTGTACGGTCTGTTAATGGGCTGGTCAGCTTTGGAAACCTATCGACATGCCATTCGACGACAACTTGAGCAGCACCGCATTTGGGCTCTCAGACTGTATGCGCTGGCTATCGGCTCTTGGCTTTATCGCATGGATTACGGTTTTTGGCTATTACTAACCGACGGGTTAGGGCATACCCGCACCTTTAGTGGCCCTTTTGACCAGGTAATGGCCTTTTTCTTTTACATTCCTAATCTGCTGGTAGTCGAGGCTGTTAGCCGGGCTGGGGCCTACCGGGCCTCGACCACCCTAAAATTATTGACCTCCAGTCTACTATTATTGGCAACAGTTTTCCTGGGGGTAGGTACTTATTATTTTACCCGCTACTACTGGGGACCAGCCATCCTTACCTGGCTAGGTGCTGCTTAG
- a CDS encoding GH92 family glycosyl hydrolase — translation MKRIHFSTLFGGLALAALLTSCAVKRPNVLHYVDPNIGTAHSRWFFYTPAAVPHGMAKLAPSTNGHYGNNQGWEAVGYDTRHNSIEGFVHFHEWQVGGVSFMPATGELKVKPGDLDKPGSGYRSKFDRKNQVAEPGYYKVLLDDYGITAELTATKHVGFHRYTFPKNDQSRIILDLGNVQGESGEVRKSEVRMIDDTHFEGFVTTYPKYVKTYDPNGQVSMYIWGEVSKSPRSVGAFTDAGVQAQSKSASGKGAGLFLEYATNANEAIELKVGLSYTSIANAKTNLEAEAAKLSFEKARKQAQDTWQTELGKLAVEGAETNKVKFYTGLFHALLGRGIANDVNGSYPRHDGTIGQLPRDKKGNFSYNFYNTDAIWGGYWNLTQLWALSYPERYNDFVQTQLAIYKERGWFGDGIANSNFVSGVGTNFVGLAIAGAYQAGIRDYDTNLAYEAIRANELSGRNRPVGSGKLDVEAFVKRGYVPYLDADKTDSTGSHFSASHTLEYSFSAFAAAQLAKSMGKQTDYGQFAKLSNGWQLLYEPKDKLVRPKKADGSFIDKFDPYEPWRGFQEGNAVQYTFFVPQNPRALIDKLGNDEFNNRLDGIFTTAQKNGFGGGKEIDAFAGIKSIYNHGNQPNLHISWLFNFSGKPWLTQKWTRAICDEFYGVEPIHGYGYGQDEDQGQLGSWYVIASLGLFDVKGFTDLRPIIQLGSPAFDQATIRLGDGKTLQIEAKNNSTTNVYVQSATFNGKPLSNCWMYRDELMQGGKLSFVMGSQPNTNWGIQTPPPSAQ, via the coding sequence ATGAAACGAATCCATTTTTCCACCCTCTTCGGTGGTCTTGCCCTCGCTGCGCTGCTCACGTCCTGCGCCGTGAAACGCCCTAATGTGCTCCACTACGTCGATCCCAACATCGGAACGGCCCATAGCCGGTGGTTCTTTTACACGCCAGCGGCTGTCCCCCACGGCATGGCCAAGCTGGCTCCTTCCACCAACGGGCACTACGGTAACAATCAAGGCTGGGAAGCGGTTGGGTACGATACGCGGCACAACTCCATCGAAGGCTTTGTCCACTTCCACGAATGGCAGGTGGGTGGGGTCAGTTTTATGCCCGCTACCGGTGAGCTGAAAGTAAAACCCGGTGATCTAGACAAGCCGGGCAGTGGTTACCGGTCTAAATTTGATCGAAAAAATCAGGTAGCCGAACCCGGTTACTACAAGGTTTTGCTAGATGATTACGGAATCACCGCCGAACTAACTGCTACTAAACACGTTGGTTTTCATCGGTATACCTTTCCCAAAAATGACCAGTCGCGCATTATTTTGGACCTGGGTAATGTGCAGGGCGAAAGCGGGGAGGTACGGAAGTCGGAGGTTCGCATGATTGACGACACGCACTTTGAAGGATTTGTAACGACCTATCCTAAGTACGTAAAAACCTACGATCCGAACGGGCAGGTTTCCATGTACATCTGGGGCGAAGTGAGCAAAAGCCCACGGTCGGTAGGGGCGTTCACGGACGCTGGCGTTCAGGCACAAAGCAAGTCGGCCAGCGGAAAAGGCGCGGGGCTTTTTCTGGAATACGCTACCAACGCCAACGAAGCCATCGAACTGAAAGTAGGCTTGTCCTACACCTCCATTGCCAACGCGAAAACTAATCTGGAAGCCGAAGCTGCCAAGCTGTCGTTCGAAAAAGCCAGAAAGCAGGCCCAGGATACGTGGCAAACCGAACTCGGCAAGCTGGCCGTTGAAGGGGCTGAGACCAACAAAGTAAAGTTCTACACGGGCTTGTTCCACGCCTTGCTGGGCCGGGGGATCGCCAACGACGTGAACGGTTCCTATCCCCGACACGACGGAACAATCGGTCAGTTGCCGCGTGATAAAAAAGGAAATTTCAGCTACAACTTTTACAACACCGATGCGATTTGGGGCGGCTACTGGAACCTGACGCAGCTCTGGGCGCTTTCGTACCCCGAGCGCTACAACGATTTTGTGCAAACCCAGTTGGCGATTTACAAGGAACGGGGCTGGTTTGGGGATGGCATTGCCAACAGCAATTTTGTATCGGGCGTAGGAACGAACTTTGTCGGTCTGGCCATAGCTGGGGCGTATCAGGCGGGTATTCGGGATTACGACACGAATCTGGCTTATGAGGCTATTCGGGCCAACGAACTGAGCGGGCGAAACCGGCCCGTTGGTTCCGGCAAACTGGATGTCGAAGCGTTCGTCAAGCGTGGCTACGTGCCTTACCTAGACGCAGACAAAACCGATTCGACCGGCTCCCACTTTTCGGCTTCGCACACGCTGGAATATAGCTTTAGTGCTTTCGCAGCCGCCCAACTGGCAAAATCAATGGGTAAGCAAACGGATTATGGGCAATTTGCCAAACTCTCCAACGGCTGGCAACTTCTGTACGAACCGAAGGACAAACTGGTTCGCCCGAAAAAAGCAGACGGCAGCTTCATCGACAAATTCGACCCTTACGAACCCTGGCGGGGATTTCAGGAGGGTAATGCTGTGCAGTACACCTTTTTCGTACCGCAGAATCCACGGGCACTGATAGATAAATTGGGCAACGACGAATTCAACAACAGGCTCGACGGCATCTTCACAACAGCTCAGAAAAACGGGTTTGGCGGTGGCAAGGAAATCGACGCCTTTGCCGGTATCAAGTCGATTTATAACCATGGCAATCAGCCGAACCTGCACATTAGCTGGCTGTTCAACTTCTCCGGCAAACCCTGGCTCACTCAGAAATGGACCCGCGCCATCTGCGATGAATTCTACGGTGTCGAACCCATTCACGGTTACGGTTACGGGCAGGACGAAGACCAGGGCCAGTTGGGATCGTGGTACGTTATAGCCTCGCTTGGTTTATTTGATGTCAAAGGCTTTACCGATCTCCGACCAATTATTCAGCTGGGAAGCCCCGCCTTCGATCAGGCGACGATTCGGCTGGGCGATGGTAAGACACTACAGATCGAAGCTAAAAATAACTCTACCACAAATGTGTACGTGCAGTCGGCCACCTTCAACGGAAAGCCCTTGTCAAACTGCTGGATGTACCGGGACGAATTGATGCAGGGCGGAAAATTAAGCTTTGTCATGGGCAGTCAGCCCAACACAAACTGGGGCATTCAAACCCCTCCGCCTTCGGCCCAGTAG
- a CDS encoding ROK family protein: MEQKAIIAIDLGGTRIKLGLVRAGTVLLTSQLDSQSGQGLQSRLPQIQATVNDMLAKAGLSAADLAGLGVAVPGIVDPVQQRVLSINAKYSDAPNLDLPGWARETWGVPFYLENDTRAALLGEWQHGSGRGYDNVVLMTLGTGIGTSAVIEGQLLRGKHFQAGVLGGHFIQNTHGNRCNCGAVGCAEAEASTWSLAERATTHTTYAQSMLCRYDTVDYEAVFRCAEQGDALAITLRDQSIAIWAACAYNLVQAYDPEVLILGGGVMASRNVIIPPIQHRLNQNAWATWGNVAVVPSLLTDSAALLGTAHLVYNAEL; the protein is encoded by the coding sequence ATGGAGCAAAAAGCAATCATCGCTATCGACCTGGGGGGTACGCGTATCAAGCTGGGGCTTGTCAGGGCGGGGACCGTTTTGCTGACCAGCCAGCTGGATTCGCAGTCGGGTCAGGGACTACAAAGCCGATTACCCCAGATTCAGGCCACCGTCAACGACATGCTGGCAAAAGCGGGTCTGTCGGCGGCTGATCTGGCGGGTCTGGGTGTTGCGGTACCGGGCATCGTTGATCCCGTTCAACAGCGCGTTCTGTCCATCAATGCCAAATATAGCGATGCCCCCAACTTGGACTTACCCGGCTGGGCCAGAGAAACCTGGGGCGTTCCCTTTTACCTTGAAAATGACACCCGAGCGGCTCTGCTGGGAGAATGGCAGCACGGCAGCGGACGCGGTTATGACAACGTCGTGCTGATGACGCTCGGTACCGGAATCGGTACATCGGCGGTCATCGAAGGTCAGCTATTGCGCGGCAAGCACTTCCAGGCGGGCGTTCTGGGGGGGCATTTTATCCAGAACACCCACGGTAATCGGTGCAACTGCGGGGCCGTGGGCTGTGCAGAGGCCGAGGCCTCAACCTGGAGTTTAGCCGAGCGGGCAACGACGCACACAACGTACGCCCAAAGTATGCTTTGCCGGTATGACACGGTCGATTACGAGGCCGTTTTCCGCTGTGCCGAGCAGGGCGATGCGCTTGCCATTACCCTACGGGATCAAAGCATCGCGATCTGGGCGGCCTGTGCTTATAACTTAGTGCAGGCGTACGATCCGGAAGTGCTCATTCTGGGGGGCGGGGTGATGGCTAGCCGCAATGTCATTATACCTCCAATCCAACACCGCCTGAACCAAAATGCCTGGGCCACGTGGGGAAACGTGGCCGTTGTGCCCAGTCTTTTAACGGATTCGGCGGCTCTGTTAGGAACTGCTCATCTAGTATACAACGCTGAATTATGA
- a CDS encoding class I mannose-6-phosphate isomerase, translating into MTVQTQSTFDKYPAVSVEGETCLTGWEAIAGTLRQHIQATGKPKTIVVVDAYLGVYTDEVIAGLSTLSDQLTVIETGHALRSPGEIDELVNDFVTDDPVFGYVCPFELSRFYDEAELATCQQTIQAIAEGVVLVVGIGAALFVDQPNVLVYADMPRWEIQLRFRQNRVNNLGTQNADAVFAYQYKRAFYVDWKVLDRHKKSFMERWDYVIDTTREDTPKLISGTTLQKAMALAVRRPFRVVPFFDPGPWGGQWLKEICDLDRSAVNYAWGFDCVPEENSLLFNFDGETFEIPSIDVVFSHPVELLGEQVYAAFGAEFPIRFDFLDTIEGGNLSLQVHPLHEYMRKQFGMPYTQNESYYFLEAKEDACVYLGLKEDIHPAEMIADLEKAQEGEAHFDADKYVEKWPIKKHDHALIPAGTVHCSGANSVVLEISATPFNFTFKLWDWGRTGLDGKPRPISLEHGKKNIQWDRTTPWTEANLLNQIQEIGRGDGWREERTGLDEDSFIETRRHWFSKTVAHDTQGVVNVINLIEGDEATVESPSGAFEPFVVHYAETFIVPAAVGTYTIKPSGVSEGREIGTLKAYIRTEKLTDNPLK; encoded by the coding sequence ATGACCGTTCAAACACAATCAACTTTTGACAAATATCCGGCTGTCTCCGTAGAAGGCGAAACATGCCTAACGGGCTGGGAAGCCATTGCGGGTACCTTACGCCAGCACATTCAGGCAACCGGGAAACCGAAAACCATCGTGGTAGTGGACGCGTATCTGGGCGTCTATACCGACGAAGTTATTGCGGGTTTAAGCACCCTGTCGGACCAGCTAACGGTCATTGAAACGGGCCACGCCCTCCGCAGCCCGGGCGAAATCGATGAGTTGGTTAACGACTTCGTGACGGATGACCCGGTTTTTGGCTACGTATGCCCGTTTGAGTTGTCCCGTTTTTATGACGAAGCCGAACTAGCGACCTGCCAGCAAACTATTCAGGCCATTGCCGAAGGCGTGGTGCTGGTGGTTGGAATCGGGGCCGCGCTGTTCGTAGATCAGCCCAACGTGCTGGTCTATGCCGACATGCCTCGGTGGGAGATCCAGCTTCGATTCCGGCAAAATCGGGTAAATAATCTGGGCACTCAGAATGCGGATGCGGTCTTTGCGTACCAGTATAAACGGGCTTTCTACGTGGACTGGAAAGTGTTGGATCGGCATAAGAAAAGCTTCATGGAGCGCTGGGATTACGTGATTGACACCACGCGGGAAGACACGCCCAAGCTCATCAGCGGAACGACTCTGCAAAAAGCGATGGCTCTGGCCGTTCGGCGGCCCTTCCGGGTGGTTCCGTTCTTCGATCCGGGGCCGTGGGGTGGACAATGGCTGAAAGAGATCTGTGATCTGGACAGATCGGCGGTCAATTACGCCTGGGGGTTCGATTGCGTTCCCGAAGAAAACAGTCTACTTTTTAACTTCGATGGCGAAACCTTCGAAATTCCGTCAATCGACGTGGTTTTCAGTCATCCAGTAGAGTTGCTGGGCGAGCAAGTGTATGCTGCATTCGGCGCTGAGTTTCCGATCCGGTTCGATTTTCTGGATACCATCGAGGGCGGCAATCTGAGCTTACAGGTGCATCCCCTGCACGAGTACATGCGAAAGCAATTCGGGATGCCTTACACCCAGAACGAAAGTTATTATTTTCTGGAAGCGAAAGAAGACGCCTGTGTGTATCTGGGGCTGAAAGAAGATATTCACCCGGCCGAGATGATTGCCGATTTGGAGAAAGCGCAGGAAGGTGAGGCCCATTTTGATGCTGATAAATACGTCGAAAAGTGGCCAATCAAAAAACACGACCATGCTCTGATTCCTGCCGGGACGGTACACTGTTCGGGGGCCAACAGCGTCGTGCTGGAAATTAGCGCGACCCCTTTCAACTTTACATTCAAACTCTGGGACTGGGGCCGCACGGGATTAGACGGAAAGCCCCGGCCTATTTCTCTGGAACACGGCAAAAAAAATATTCAATGGGACCGCACAACGCCCTGGACCGAAGCGAATCTGCTGAATCAAATTCAGGAGATTGGGCGTGGTGACGGTTGGCGGGAGGAGCGCACCGGTCTTGATGAAGATTCGTTCATCGAAACCCGTCGGCACTGGTTTTCGAAGACGGTGGCTCACGATACGCAGGGTGTCGTCAACGTCATCAATCTGATTGAAGGCGATGAAGCCACGGTGGAAAGTCCATCGGGTGCGTTCGAACCGTTCGTTGTGCATTACGCCGAGACGTTCATTGTACCTGCCGCCGTTGGGACTTACACGATCAAGCCTTCCGGGGTCAGCGAAGGGCGAGAAATTGGGACGTTGAAGGCATATATCCGAACCGAAAAATTAACCGATAATCCCTTGAAATAA